The genomic interval TCTTTTTTTTGAAAATCAAAAATAATTTTAAAAGGATATTGAGCGATTTCTCTTATGCTAATTTCTTTCTTTTCAATGGAATCTTTGGTTAACCCTTGGTTCTGAATCTCTAATTTTATTTTTTGCATCGTCTTTAAATGACACTGATCAAAAAAAGAGAGTTTCTCTCGTTCTCTTTGAAGTGCATATTCACATTCATCCCCATACTCTTGCTGATGCAACCGTGAAAGTTGACCCTCTCGTACGCGAAAACCTCCTATCAATGTATCTACTTCAAACAATCGAGTATGTTTAAAAAAACGCAACCATAGCTCAAAATCTCCAGCATATTTTAATGAAGTATCAACTTTACCACCTGCTTTTTCCCATAATTCTCTTCGCCAAAATGTTGACTCTTGCTGAATATGCAGTTGAGGCGTTAGAAACATATCGTACCAAGAACGTTGATGGGGCCTTCGAACAAGAACGGTTCGTCCTTGTTCATCAAATAGTGTATTCATTCCTGTTAACCACTGAACGGTTGGTAATGCAGTAAAGATATTAGCGATGTTAAACAATGCTTTAGCATGATACATGTCATCAGCATTCAACCACGCCATTATGTCTCCCGTTGCTTTCTCAAATCCTTTTTGAAGAGCATGATACATACCCCCATCAGGCTCACTAATCCAATACATAAGGTTTGCTTCGTAGTGTTTAATAATATCCACAGTCCTATCCGTACTTCCACCATCAATAATAATATATTCAAGATTTGGATAGTCTTGGCTTAGTAGGCTTTGAATTGTTTGCTCTAAATACTGTTCAGCATTGTATGTGACGGTAACAATCGTAATTTTTGGGAAATTTACTCCTAGCATCATGGTTCCGATTTCACAAAATATTTTTCAAAAAAAAGTTCTGATTTAAAGTCTTTCGCATGCGATTTAATCCATGCTATGTCTTTATCCCACCAGCGGAAATTTTCGAGAAACTCAATTTGTTCAGGACTAAACCGATAAGAAATAATTTTTGCAGGAACGCCACCAACAATAGCATATGCAGGAACATCCTTTGTTACGATAGCTCCCGCTGCGATAATAGCACCATTCCCTATTGTAACCCCATTAAGCAAAATCGCCCGTAATCCAATCCACACATCATTGCCAACAATTACAGGTGTGTGTTCCTCATAGAGCTGTTCTTCTACAAAACTCACCCCGCATCCAATATTGTTTTCAGAGAAAAAGGCAGGATATGTTGATATAAATTCTGTTGTTGGATGCTTACCAATGCCACTGCTTACTGCTGGGGCAATAGAACAAAATTTTCCTATCCGTGTGTTACTTAAACTGCATCCATTGCAAATATAGGTATATGGGCCTACCTCAACATTATTTGGAAATATGCGTACATCCTCGGATGATTCAATCATTTTTACTTTTCTCCTCTTCCATTAATCGTTTAGAATATCAAGAGACACCATACGTTCCATAGGAACATTGTACATTACATGTAATGTTGACATAATCTCTTTTGCCCTACCAAATGGACTAATCAAAATCTGATATTCAGGATTTTTATGCAACGAATCTAAATAATAGATAGGAATATTTTCTATAAAATCGCCCTGCTTAGAAATGTCTTGATCAATCATATAAACAATGGATGTAGGCATAAAGTTAATAATCAATTTTGCTCCGAAGCCTGCACCATAAACAATATAGTACTTATCATCGCGTTTTAGTGTAGATAAATAATTGTATACAATTCCCAAGCTTTTTGAAAATGCAATCGTGTCATTTTTTATTTGGATATTCTCTCTGTA from Sulfurospirillum multivorans DSM 12446 carries:
- a CDS encoding CatB-related O-acetyltransferase, with product MIESSEDVRIFPNNVEVGPYTYICNGCSLSNTRIGKFCSIAPAVSSGIGKHPTTEFISTYPAFFSENNIGCGVSFVEEQLYEEHTPVIVGNDVWIGLRAILLNGVTIGNGAIIAAGAIVTKDVPAYAIVGGVPAKIISYRFSPEQIEFLENFRWWDKDIAWIKSHAKDFKSELFFEKYFVKSEP